One window of uncultured Trichococcus sp. genomic DNA carries:
- the rpe gene encoding ribulose-phosphate 3-epimerase — MKIAPSILSADFANLERDVKLVEQAGADYIHIDAMDGQFVANLTLGPNVVQAIRPHTKLPLDCHLMVNTPEKLIPAFARAGADIITIHAEATAHVHGAIQMIKNENIAAGIVINPGTSVEVIKPILGDVDMVLVMTVNPGFGGQSFIESTLDKIQELASLREKHGYHYEIEVDGGITHETITKCIKAGADVFVAGSYIYDDENPAAAISRLKDACHNAV, encoded by the coding sequence ATGAAAATTGCTCCATCCATATTAAGTGCTGATTTCGCAAATTTAGAGCGGGACGTCAAGTTAGTCGAACAAGCGGGCGCCGATTATATCCATATCGATGCCATGGACGGCCAATTCGTTGCCAATTTGACTTTGGGCCCAAATGTTGTACAGGCAATCCGGCCGCACACAAAATTACCGCTGGATTGTCATTTGATGGTGAACACGCCTGAAAAATTGATTCCTGCTTTCGCCAGAGCCGGCGCCGATATCATCACGATCCACGCGGAAGCTACTGCTCACGTCCACGGCGCGATCCAGATGATCAAAAATGAAAATATAGCAGCCGGTATCGTCATCAACCCGGGCACAAGCGTAGAAGTCATCAAACCCATTTTGGGGGATGTCGACATGGTGCTTGTCATGACCGTCAACCCGGGCTTCGGAGGCCAAAGCTTCATCGAAAGCACCTTGGACAAAATCCAAGAGTTGGCTTCTTTGCGCGAAAAGCATGGCTATCATTATGAAATCGAAGTCGATGGCGGCATTACCCACGAGACCATCACCAAGTGCATTAAAGCAGGTGCTGATGTATTCGTAGCCGGTTCCTACATTTATGACGATGAAAATCCAGCAGCTGCCATCAGCCGACTGAAGGATGCTTGCCATAATGCAGTCTGA
- a CDS encoding thiamine diphosphokinase — MQSEKVVIVVGGDQTDVAALVHRYSASHRLVGADRGALTLAGLLADFDAAIGDFDSVTPAEMEEIKKKSRICRVLPAQKDETDTEAAIAYAIETFNPEEIILLGAFGGRLDHLMSNLWLAFHPLLHGMAGKISLMDRHNSLRFYMPGSYVLEKEADKKYLSFIGMTPIKNLTLTGVAYPLHGKDYDYPIALVSNEFEENEMRFSFESGLLAVIQSTDKRK; from the coding sequence ATGCAGTCTGAGAAAGTAGTGATTGTGGTCGGTGGCGACCAGACGGATGTAGCCGCCTTGGTCCATCGCTATTCGGCAAGCCATCGCTTGGTCGGCGCAGACCGCGGAGCGTTGACGCTTGCCGGGCTGCTCGCTGATTTTGATGCGGCCATCGGCGATTTTGATTCCGTCACCCCGGCAGAAATGGAAGAAATCAAAAAGAAAAGCCGTATCTGCCGCGTCCTGCCTGCCCAAAAAGATGAAACGGATACAGAGGCGGCCATCGCCTATGCGATCGAAACGTTCAACCCGGAAGAAATCATTCTTTTGGGAGCCTTCGGAGGGCGATTGGACCATCTGATGAGCAATCTCTGGTTGGCGTTCCATCCGCTCCTGCACGGGATGGCGGGGAAAATCAGCCTGATGGATCGGCATAATAGCTTGCGGTTTTATATGCCCGGCAGTTATGTTCTGGAAAAAGAGGCGGATAAAAAATACTTGTCGTTCATCGGCATGACCCCAATCAAGAATCTGACCCTGACTGGAGTTGCCTACCCTTTGCATGGAAAAGATTACGATTACCCGATAGCTTTGGTCAGCAACGAGTTTGAAGAGA